CGGCTGCAAGTTGCTCCACTCACCTGTGTTTGGGCGGACACActgtgagtgaatgtgtttgttggtTGCAGCGGGGGCATTAGCACAGTTATGGATTTTCTCTCAATTCCTCACCACTTCCACTGCTTCGGAGAGTATAGGAACATATGGTATCATATGGAATATATGGAACATATGGAACATATCTGAAGGATTATATTTTGCTGGCCTTTTTCAGTCCGAGCTCCCTATAATGATGATGTCTGTAGTCAGAAACACCTTTATTTGGTCCATCTTTAACTGCAGCACAAGCAGCTTGGCAGCTTGGATTtacaaaatcagttttttgcttttgtttgtttgtttttgttttgttttttctttgtcaatgACAAACCGTAACTTCTTTTACCAgagacaaatgtttttttttttatcacattgtTTATTCTGGCACTGGCAGAAGGCTCTGTATATGCAGTGTAGGTGGTGATTCAAAGCAGGTATTGCAGCAGAATTTGAACTAAAGCCTGTGGCATACAATGCATAATGACTTAATACATGCATGTCAAAGTGAGATGTAAAACTGTGGAAATGAactgcattttcatttctaGTTTACACTAACATCTCAGTATGCGGAATGTTCTACATTTCCACAAGTTGAGCCTAGAGTGgaacaacactgtaaaaaatttTATTTGGGTAAAATTATTAATTTGTGGGAATAATTTCAGGCATTTTACTGAGGCACTGTTGCCTCCACTGCACTAACTGAGACTTGCATTGCTCTGACACTAGATGGTAGTCATTCCTCACATTTGGCTTGTGGTGGGCTTAATGCTTTCTGACCTCTGTAAAAAGCCATGAACCAAACTCAGTTTGTAATTGTTGTTATCATGTTGATACTGTAGCTCTTGAGGATGATGGCAAATATGCTTTTGACTAGATAGTACAGATGTTTTGTACAAAGAGCTTGTAGCTTCcaatacagtttgttttttaccTAAATGAACATTGACATTGTTTCTTATTGAAACagactgaatgaactgaactgaaaaactACCTGCTTCGACGAGGCCaattcaattattattatatattattataatattttatattgcTTATAAATGtggacatttttgtgtttgttttttaacctaTTGAATCAGAATGGATGTAGTTGGGTATCTTTGACACTGATAAATGGAAAAGGCCTGTttaatgtcaaaatgaaaacatttcttcaaATTGATTCAATGATTGATGTGATTCTCAAATTGATTTTCATAGTGCTGTACTTCAACTGTACTGAAACCAATAGCTTTCAGGAAATCCTTAACTTCACAGCGTCTCTACCATAGCTCTAATGAGTGCTGGTGacatgtgcttgtgtttgtcttttgtagGTACTGAAAGTGGatgctgctttcatttcctcctgATCTCCATCCTCAGCTCCGCATCACTGCCTTGTGCCAGTTAGTTGATTGTGTGCATTTGATCGTACCTGTTTaagtgcgtgtgcatgtgtgcaaattCACTGTAGGCCTATGTGTGTATAGCTGTTAGGtagtgtatgtgagtgtgtgtgtgtgtcattccctcccagtccaccaTGTCCACGAATGCCTTGACGATCCAGCTGAATCCTTCGGCGTGTCTTCACCtcctctgcctgctgctgctcctcacttACTCCTCCTGCGGTGTATCTGCAGATGGCCCAGCTCCACCTGAGCTCCAAACCCAGCCCAACACAGACCAAGGTAACTGCTCCACTGCATGTGAGTGTGAACCAAGATAAAGTTGTAGCTACATGATAGCGCCGTGTTTATTATGTGTTGCGGGCTTGTGGTGATCAGGTCTATAGTGGTGACTGCTTTACTAGAtgagattttctctctctggcatCTGGATCTCTGGCATGCATGTTTTGATTTCTCACCAACTCAGCCACTAAGTTCTGATCTGAACAAAACGTGTTCCAGTGTCCTGGTTTCAGTTTGAGTGCTCAATGTAGCATATCCAGGTTTCTCAAAACCAGGATAAGGGCCTGTCCAGGCTTCTTAAGTCAGGATATGATGTTTACATGGACAGCACATAACCAGGATACTTCAAGGATACAAGGGCGCATTTAAATGCGCTCTGCAGTACTGCTACTCTTGAGGTTTTAAAATCCCTTTATGTGGTTTGtaatgtggtttgtttttgtttatgtatccgactttttatttttaattgttagTGTTTTGTGCATCAACCAGAGAGTCTCTATGAAACTTAATTGAATTTCTTGTGCATTTGTGATATTTTTCGAAGGTCTGGGCCAGACTGTTGTTTAGCCAGAATCTTTTACCGAGTCACATGAGCAAAAGTTGGAATGTTTAGAACATACAAAGCATAAGGATGAACTGTGGATTATGCTGAAAGAGTGGTTTGAGAAGTTTGGATTTGTGGTTCTTTTGATCAGCAGTAAAAAAATTGCAACCAACGGAATGTATTGTTCCAACAGAAAttcacactgacagcagctaGTGATCTTTGTGAGGGAGTAAACTGCAGctactttttaaatgtgtacCTCATAGCAAGAGTAATATGTTATCTAGCTATCTTTAGGCTTACTTAAACCTGAGCTGGAGCTGGTTAACTTGAGAATTTAAGATCAAAACCTGTAACAGCCCAACCAaagaccaatcagatcactggaaaactggtGTTATCATTGCTACAGGATCCTGACAGAGACATAGTACTAAGTTTACAATAAGGCAACAAGTAATGCAGAGCAATAGCTATCATTTATAGTTTATTCCATCACTGCAACTCAGAATAACATGAAGCGACTTTGAGATGAGAACTGGAGATGAAAACCattcctctcttgtcttttatttaaaaaaatagtccACACACTGTTAATTAGCTCCCATGACAGTGAAAGCAATCTTTTGGTCAGATAGACCTTATTAGACATAAACTACTTTTCTCCGCTCCTCTCCACTCATCTATGCTTTCAACTTTTTTTATGTGCATTACATATTTGTAATAGTTTGTTCCACTTAAATGATTTTTGCTGCAGGTATATCACTGGCTCTATCTCACTTTATATTATGTACATAATTCCTGGGTCTGAGGATGTGAGTTGTAATTAACAGTCCCACCTCTTTCACATGAACATGGTTGTAGCTGAATTGGAAAATGAACACAGCCAGCTGCTTAGATTTTCTAATGGGAAAATATAGTCTTTTTTGTGATCTTGATCTCTAAGTTCACAGTGGCCACTTTTTTTAATTGGaataagacttttttttaaatgctaagTGGAGATTGGTAACAAgcaccttttttatttttttgttcatattCTTGAGCTTAGTCATTCATAGAATGTGTTGTTCCCCAGGTGATATCAGTGGATGGTAATGAAAATGCCACAGCGAACAACATTGGCCTGATCGTTGGTGTGACCAACTCATCTTCATCCAACACCCACAACTCCGTCAGCCACAAATCAAATGGCTCTGTAGCATCCTTAATCCCACCCAACCAATCTCCAGGAGGAAACCATTCAACCACGGCCTCACCATCCAGTCCAGAGACAGTCACTCCGCCTGAAGCCCTTCTTTCTTCCAAAATCACAGGCTTGCCCACTCAGGCTGCTCACACTGGATCCATTACAAGCACTGGTACTACTACATCCACCACTGGACTGGTGACttctacaaacacaacaatgtcaACGGCAAAAACCACACCAACCCCAAGGTTTACaataaaaaccacaacaacaccaacatctacaacaacaacaacaccaatgcctccaacaacaacaccatCAACAACAGCAGTCAGAACAACACCAATGTCTACAACAACAATAGCACCACACCCTCCAACAAGAGCAAAAGCAACAACCACACTTACAAGTGCTAGCATAACTGTTACTATTACTACAACCACAGGTACAACAATGAcacctccatcatcatcagctgcCATGCCTCAGCCAAATGCCCCAAGTACTGGGATGCCACCAATTCAGACCACCTCTCCACCCACAGGGCCTTCTAACACAACTGTTACCCGTGCCATTACTCCTGCCAATCACAATGGGCCGGTTGCTTCAGGAACCAGGGTTGCCATAATAGAAGTAGCAGGCGGTACTCTGACCAGACAGCTGGTGGATACAGCATCTTTACTGGCTGTCCTGCTCTTTGGCTTGCTCTTCTTCTTGGTCACGGTGGCTGTGTTTGTCACGCAGGCCTACGAGAGCTACAGGAGGAAGGACTACACCCAGG
Above is a window of Lates calcarifer isolate ASB-BC8 linkage group LG10, TLL_Latcal_v3, whole genome shotgun sequence DNA encoding:
- the wu:fa25f02 gene encoding uncharacterized protein C11orf24 homolog, which gives rise to MAQLHLSSKPSPTQTKVISVDGNENATANNIGLIVGVTNSSSSNTHNSVSHKSNGSVASLIPPNQSPGGNHSTTASPSSPETVTPPEALLSSKITGLPTQAAHTGSITSTGTTTSTTGLVTSTNTTMSTAKTTPTPRFTIKTTTTPTSTTTTTPMPPTTTPSTTAVRTTPMSTTTIAPHPPTRAKATTTLTSASITVTITTTTGTTMTPPSSSAAMPQPNAPSTGMPPIQTTSPPTGPSNTTVTRAITPANHNGPVASGTRVAIIEVAGGTLTRQLVDTASLLAVLLFGLLFFLVTVAVFVTQAYESYRRKDYTQVDYLINGMYADSGV